A part of bacterium genomic DNA contains:
- a CDS encoding peptidoglycan DD-metalloendopeptidase family protein — MNDKKLFIFLFIIISVVFSTDRLSQNLAKLRQVQSEIKQLEAKESLIAEKLDALERRERIEKKILQTLRLRAKKLTERISLISDSISALSQKKHLQWKKYLLVLRRLYMLPEPDITEIILGDSSIEDVSASIVYLSSLISYRKAEMENLEREIGALSRLKTKLAQSRDSLGCVIALQKRLVDSLRTTRKKYRSLISRVRGEKKSYERLLAKLKESQKKLVMLLEERRKYGGKFGKLFGKLPCPVGGDCRIVRDFGNIKDKRFGVSFVNPGVDIVAGSDRYAKSVADGVVADVVWLPGYKNVVIIRHDGGFYSIYGNLEDAVVRKGQKVRAGSKIGIVAESDWLNDIPVLHFEIRRGREREDPKLWIGSVKI; from the coding sequence ATGAATGATAAGAAGTTATTTATTTTCTTATTTATAATAATATCCGTAGTCTTTTCCACTGATAGGTTGTCACAAAATCTTGCAAAACTTCGCCAGGTCCAGTCCGAAATTAAGCAACTTGAGGCGAAAGAATCACTTATTGCCGAAAAACTTGATGCATTGGAGAGAAGGGAGAGAATAGAGAAAAAAATTCTCCAAACCTTAAGGCTGAGAGCTAAGAAGCTAACTGAGCGGATTAGTTTAATAAGCGATTCTATAAGCGCACTATCACAGAAAAAGCATTTGCAATGGAAAAAATATCTTCTCGTGTTGCGAAGGCTTTACATGCTGCCAGAGCCTGATATAACAGAGATAATCCTCGGAGATTCTTCAATCGAGGATGTTTCGGCAAGCATAGTTTACTTATCCTCTCTTATTTCATACAGAAAAGCTGAGATGGAGAATTTAGAGCGAGAGATTGGTGCTTTAAGCAGGCTGAAGACGAAACTGGCTCAATCGAGGGATTCACTTGGTTGTGTTATAGCGCTTCAAAAGAGACTCGTTGACTCATTAAGGACCACGAGAAAGAAGTATCGCTCGCTTATTTCCCGTGTCAGAGGAGAGAAGAAGAGTTACGAACGATTGCTTGCAAAGCTTAAAGAATCGCAAAAGAAACTTGTCATGTTACTTGAAGAGAGAAGGAAGTACGGCGGTAAATTTGGAAAGCTTTTCGGGAAGTTGCCCTGTCCCGTTGGTGGGGATTGCAGGATCGTAAGAGATTTCGGCAACATAAAAGATAAGAGGTTTGGTGTTTCGTTCGTTAATCCTGGAGTTGACATTGTAGCTGGAAGCGACAGATATGCCAAGTCCGTTGCGGATGGTGTTGTTGCCGATGTGGTATGGCTTCCGGGCTATAAAAATGTAGTTATAATAAGGCATGATGGTGGTTTCTACTCGATTTATGGCAATCTCGAGGATGCAGTTGTGCGCAAGGGTCAAAAAGTTAGAGCAGGCAGTAAAATAGGAATAGTCGCAGAAAGTGATTGGCTTAACGACATTCCAGTCCTGCATTTTGAGATAAGAAGAGGCAGGGAGCGAGAAGACCCGAAACTCTGGATTGGCTCAGTAAAAATTTGA
- a CDS encoding bifunctional enoyl-CoA hydratase/phosphate acetyltransferase — MRKLEELLDMAKSQKPMRVVVADAAEAEVLAALEDARKHNIANGILVGDPEAIKKTASSIGVNVDDYEIVEEKNSKMTARVAVEMLKRGEADVLMKGLVSTKDFMKAILDKEKGLIHHKSKKLLSHVAVFEVPAYHKLLTITDAAINIAPTLEEKVQIINNAIEVVHSFGVEKPKVACVAAVEKVNPGKMPATEDAAILTIMNRRGQIKGAIVDGPFGFDNAISRKAAEIKRIGGEVAGDADIVLFPDIESANVAYKMLQYFANSRCAAIVAGTPIPIVLTSRADPHETKFYSLVLGILMAQY, encoded by the coding sequence ATGAGAAAGCTCGAAGAATTACTTGATATGGCAAAAAGCCAAAAGCCTATGCGCGTTGTCGTTGCTGATGCCGCTGAAGCAGAGGTGTTGGCTGCTCTCGAGGACGCAAGAAAACACAATATAGCTAACGGAATCCTTGTTGGTGACCCTGAAGCGATAAAGAAAACCGCAAGCTCAATCGGGGTCAATGTTGATGACTACGAGATAGTCGAGGAAAAGAATTCGAAAATGACTGCTCGCGTTGCCGTTGAGATGCTAAAGCGCGGTGAGGCGGATGTGCTGATGAAAGGTTTGGTCTCGACCAAGGATTTTATGAAAGCGATACTGGACAAAGAAAAGGGATTGATTCACCACAAATCCAAAAAGCTTCTTTCGCATGTGGCTGTTTTCGAAGTTCCAGCCTATCACAAACTTCTTACCATAACAGATGCAGCCATAAATATTGCGCCAACGCTGGAGGAGAAGGTTCAGATAATCAACAATGCCATCGAGGTTGTCCATTCATTTGGTGTTGAGAAACCTAAGGTGGCATGTGTTGCAGCGGTTGAGAAGGTTAATCCGGGCAAGATGCCAGCTACCGAGGATGCAGCAATCCTGACTATCATGAATCGAAGGGGGCAGATAAAAGGTGCAATAGTTGATGGTCCGTTTGGTTTTGATAATGCTATAAGCCGGAAGGCAGCGGAAATAAAGAGGATAGGCGGGGAAGTGGCTGGTGATGCTGATATAGTATTGTTTCCTGACATAGAAAGTGCTAATGTAGCCTACAAAATGCTTCAGTATTTTGCTAATTCCCGTTGCGCTGCTATAGTTGCAGGGACACCTATACCTATTGTATTAACATCGCGAGCCGACCCTCACGAAACAAAATTTTATTCGCTAGTTCTCGGAATTCTTATGGCGCAATATTAA